The following proteins are co-located in the Meriones unguiculatus strain TT.TT164.6M chromosome 4, Bangor_MerUng_6.1, whole genome shotgun sequence genome:
- the Cst3 gene encoding cystatin-C has product MASPLRSLLLLLAVLAVAWAASPKQGMRLVGGVIDANANDTGVLEALNFAMSEYNKENNDAYHSRAIQVVKARKQIVAGVKYFLDVEIGRTTCTKTETALELTKCPFHEQPHLIKKAFCSFQIFSVPWLGKQTLTRSSCKSA; this is encoded by the exons ATGGCTAGCCCACTACgctccctgctgctcctgctggctGTCCTGGCGGTGGCCTGGGCCGCGTCCCCCAAGCAAGGTATGCGCTTGGTGGGCGGCGTGATTGATGCAAACGCCAACGACACCGGAGTGTTGGAAGCGCTGAACTTCGCCATGAGCGAGTACAACAAGGAAAACAACGACGCGTACCACAGCCGTGCCATACAGGTGGTGAAGGCACGTAAGCAG ATCGTGGCTGGAGTAAAATACTTTTTGGATGTGGAGATAGGCAGAACCACATGTACCAAGACTGAGACAGCCTTGGAATTGACTAAGTGTCCTTTCCATGAGCAGCCTCATCTGATAAAG AAGGCATTCTGCTCCTTCCAGATCTTCAGTGTGCCCTGGCTAGGCAAACAAACCCTGACGAGATCCAGCTGCAAAAGCGCTTAA
- the LOC110560592 gene encoding cystatin-9-like yields the protein MALPWTMLLVLSGFFAKGTRAWCSETDKLYIDKPVSDPDIVKFAVSAFNKQSKDDYTYRPIHIMSFSKVQEKLPETFFMKLKLIRTICTKFEDNLDTCPFQDSPGLEKFSICNFIISTPRSKQFSMMKIACTYGLL from the exons atggctttgcCCTGGACCATGTTGCTCGTTCTTTCGGGTTTCTTTGCCAAGGGAACTCGCGCATGGTGTTCTGAAACTGACAAATTGTACATCGATAAGCCAGTCAGTGACCCTGACATAGTGAAGTTTGCTGTGAGTGCCTTCAACAAGCAGAGCAAGGACGATTACACCTACAGGCCGATACACATCATGAGTTTCTCAAAGGTCCAG GAAAAACTACCAGAAACTTTCTTCATGAAGTTGAAGCTGATAAGAACCATCTGTACAAAATTTGAGGACAACCTAGACACCTGCCCCTTTCAGGACAGCCCTGGACTGGAAAAA TTCAGCATCTGCAACTTTATCATCAGCACACCACGCTCAAAACAGTTCAGCATGATGAAAATTGCTTGCACTTATGGGCTTCTCTGA